CCATTGCCTTACCCCGCTTGTCACATCCTCTATTCCATCAAGCGTTTTCTCTACGTCAAACCCGCAGGGCATCAGGATCAGGTAGTCAGGCGATGACTCAAATATCTCATCCCAGGTTGTTTTAAACGAAGGTTCTCCCGCCCTTGAGATTAGCGGTTCTCCTCCCGCCATCTTTACCATCTCTGGCACCCAGTGCCCGGCGGCGTAAGGAGGGTCAAGCCACTCAAGGCAGAAAACCCCCGGCTGGTACCTTTCTCCCGAGAGCTTTTTCTCGACGCTCTCGATTCTTTTGCGAAGACCATCCACGATCTGTGAGGCCTTTTCCCTGGTTCCGGTGACTTCTCCCAGAAGCAGTATGGAATCCATTATTTCCCCGATGGTGGAGGGCTCGAGAGACAGTATTTCGGGGCTGTTCTCAAGAATCTCGCAGACTTCCGTTACCTCGTTTTCGGATACGGCGCAGACATCGCAAAGTCCTTGGGTTATGATAAGATCCGGCTTTATCTCTCTGAGGCGCTCTGAATCGATCAGGTAGACGCTTTTTCCCTCCAGGCGGCTTCGGCTTACAAATTCGTCTATGTGCGCGCTTGAGAGCTTTCCCTTTTCTTTGAGGATGCTGTTTACGACCACGGGCTTGCTGCGAGCTTGTGGCGGATAATCGCACTCGTGGGTTACTGCTACCAGGTCCTCCTCAAGTCCGAGGGCAAATACTATCTCAGTTGAGCTGGGAAGAAGCGAACATATTCTCATGGCAGTTATTATACAATCCACTGGCAAGGACCCCCAAGCCCTTCGCCGGCATTTCTTTTTTTGCTGCTTCGGCGTGTAAAATAGTATCCGTGAAGATCGTAACAAGATTCGCTCCCAGCCCCACCGGCGCTCTTCATGTGGGAGCGGCCCGCACCGCTATTTTCAACTGGCTTTTCTCCGCGAGTCGCGGAGGAGATTTCCTGCTCAGAATCGAGGATACCGACCGCGCCCGCTCCGAGGAGAAATTCGAACGGCAGATTATCGAATCTCTTAAGTGGCTCGGGCTTGAGTGGCAGGGGGAAATTGTCCGGCAGTCAGAGCGGCTCGATACTTACGGTCGGCTGGCCGAGCGGCTTATTGACGAGGACAAGGCTTACAGATGCTACGTTACTGCCGAGGAGCTTGGGAGGAGAAGGGAGGGGGCCAGGGAGAAAGGTGAGGTCTTCAGGTACAGAAGAGAATGGTCGCAGCTCGGCGCGGCTCCTGGAAAACCCTACGCCGTAAGGCTTTCTGTGCCCCCCGGAGAGAAGATTTCCGTTGAGGACCTTGTCCGCGGCGGGATAGTTTTTGACTCTTCTGAAATAGAAGACTTCGTGATACTGAAAGCCGACGGATTTCCGACCTATAACTTCGCCGCGGCGGTTGATGATGCGCAGATGGATATATCTCACGTCATAAGGGGCGATGACCACATAATAAACGCCCCGAGACAAATACTGATAGCCGAGGCACTTGGCTTCTCAAAGCCGAAGCTTGCCCATGTTCCGATGATACTCGGTGCGGACGGGAAAAAACTCTCAAAGCGCCATGGTGCGGAATCCGTTACGGAGTACCGACTGCGCGGATATCTTCCGGAGGCGGTGCTTAATTATCTTGTGAGGCTGGGTTGGTCTTTCGGGCACCAGGAGATCTTCACAGTGCAGGAGCTTATTGAAAAATTCAGCCTGAAAGGCATCGGAAAATCTCCCTCGGTGTTTGACCCTCAGAAATTTCTTTGGCTTAACGGGAAATACTTAAGGGACCTGCCCGAGGAGAGCATATCAGAGAAAATAGTTTCTCTTATCGCGCAAAAGGGACTTCCCCAGCCGCCTTCCGAACGGCTTTGTAAAATAGTCGCGCAGATGCGGGAGCGCTCAGAGACTCTTAACGCAATAGTGGATCAGTCCCTTTACTTTTTCACCGACGATTTCGAGTACGACGAAAAGGCGGCGGAGAAGTTTCTGGTGGAGAGAAACGGCGAGATTTTAACGCTTCTGGCCGAGGAACTCTCCAACGTGGAGGATTTTTCCCATGATAATATTCATGGGGGTTTCGAGCGCGTGATGCAGCGAACGGGCCTCGGGCTCGGGAAAATAGCTCAGCCCGCCAGGGTTGCGCTTACCGGTTCTACGAAGAGTCCCGGGATTTTTGATGTTATCGAGATACTGGGCAAAGACACCGTAGCGCTGCGCCTCGCGAGGGCAATTGACTTTATAAGCTCCCCCATCGCCTGAAGATGAAAATATACGGACTTACAGGAAATATAGGTTCGGGAAAATCGACTGTGGCGGGGATGCTGCGCGAGTTCGGGGCGTTCACCGTGGATGCAGACGAGGTGGCGAGGGAAATCGTGCGGCCTGGGGAGCCCGCGCTTTTGGAAATCGTCGACTGTTTCGGCCGGGAGGTTCTCTGCGCGGACGGGACGCTTGACCGTGGCGCCCTTGCCGAAATAGTGTTTGCAAACGAGGAGGACCGCAAGCGGCTTAACGGGATAACCCATCCGAGGATTCTTGAGCGGATAAAGGAGAAGATGTCCGCCCGAAGTAGCGAACCGATTGTGTTTGTTGAGGCGTCGCTTATAGATCGCGGGGGCGGTGGTCTTGATGAATTGATCGACGGTCTGGTGGTAGTTACGTGTCCCGAAGAATTGAGGGAACGCAGGGTGGCTATCCGTGACGGCATGTCGCCTGAGGAAATCCGCCGCCGCATGCACTCCCAGATGTCAGAAGAGGAAAAAACTTCTCAGGCCGATTTTCTCATAAAGAACTCCTCCGGCATGGAGAGTCTGCGCGCCCAGGTCCATGCTCTGTTCGAGATTCTTTGCGCTGGGGAACCTTGAAACGGCGCCTCTGCGTGTTATGATTCACTGATCCGTTTTTAACTGTGAGTGGGTCTGGAGTACATCCGATGAAAGAAAAAGTCAGAATTCTTGAAGATAAGGAAAAAGAGGCAAATCTGGGCGGCGGGGAAGCCAGAATCAAAAGACAGCATGATTCCGGCAAGCACACAGCCCGCGAACGAATAACCGAGCTTCTTGACAGAGATACCTTCGTTGAACTTGACAAGTTTGTCCTGCACGACTGCACGGACTTCGGCATGGAGAAAAGGAGAATCCTCGGCGACGGCGTGGTTACGGGCTACGGAAAGATTGAAGGACGCCAGGTGTTTGTCTACGCTCAGGACTTTACGGTTTTCGGCGGTTCCCTAGGTCTTGAGCAGGGAAAGAAGATATGCAAAATAATGGATCTGGCGCTTTCAACCGGGGCGCCGATCATTGGGCTTAATGATTCCGGCGGGGCAAGAATCCAGGAAGGGGTGAAGAGTCTAGGAGCGTACGGAGAGATATTTCTTCGGAACGTGATCTCCTCGGGAGTCATACCTCAGATATCCGCGATCATGGGTCCGTGCGCCGGGGGAGCGGTTTATTCCCCGGTAATGAACGATTTTACGATCATGTCGAAAAACACAAGCTATATGTTTGTTACAGGTCCCGACGTGATCAAGACCGTTACCCATGAAGAGGTATCCTCAGAAGAACTCGGCGGCGCCATGGTTCACAATTCCGTAAGCGGCGTCGCGCATTTTGCCTCGGAGGATGACGAGGACTCAATAGAGATAATAAAGGAACTCCTGGGTTTTCTCCCCTCAAACAACATGGAGGATCCTCCGGTGATTCCCTGCGATGACCCCGCGGACAGAAAAGAGACGAGCCTTCGCGGGCTTATCCCCGATAATCCCAACAAGCCTTATGACATACTGGATGTGATTCGGCCCATAGTTGATCATTCGTATTTCTTCGAGGTCCAGGAACACTACGCAAAGAACATAGTGGTAGGGTTTGCTAGGATGAACGGACAGCCGGTCGGTGTGGTTGGAAACCAGCCCAAAGTGCTTGCGGGATGCCTTGACATAGACGCTTCGGTTAAGGCTGCCAGATTTGTAAGGTTCTGCGATGCCTTCAATATCCCTCTCCTTACTTTTGTCGACGTGCCGGGTTTTCTCCCGGGAACCTCGCAGGAATGGGGAGGAATCATAAGGCACGGCGCGAAACTGCTTTACGCCTACTGCGAGGCAACGGTTCCGAGAATTACCGTGATAACCAGAAAAGCCTACGGAGGTGCTTACGACGTCATGTCCTCGAAACATATAAGAGGAGACGTCAATCTTGCCTATCCCACCGCGGAAATCGCGGTCATGGGACCTGACGGGGCCGTGAACATAATTTCCCGGGGGGAGATAGCCGCTGCGGATGACCCGGACACAGAGAGAATCAGGCTCATTGAGGAGTACAAAAAGAATTTCGCGAATCCTTACCGCGCTGCGAGCTTGGGTTACATAGACGAGGTCATAAAACCCGAGGACACGAGACCGAGAGTGATAGCGGCGCTTGAGATGCTGAACGGAAAAAGACAGACGCTTCCGCCGAAAAAGCATGGGAACATTCCCCTCTGAGCGGCCGGGTGAGAAAATGTTCAAAAAAATACTGATAGCAAACAGGGGAGAGATAGCGGTAAGAATCATCAGAGCCTGCCGGGAGCTTGGAATTGCTACGGTGGCAGTTTACTCGGACGCTGACAGAGACGCTCTTCACGTTATGCTTGCGGACGAGGCTTACCATATAGGACCGTCGAAACCCTCTGAGAGCTACTTGGTCGGGGAGAAGGTAGTTGCTGCAGCCAAGGAATCCGGGGCCGAAGCCATACACCCAGGATTCGGGTTTCTTTCCGAAAACGATTCCTTCGCCGAACTGTGCGAGAAAGAGGACGTGGTTTTCATAGGACCTTCCGCGGAAGCGATAAGGCTTATGGGGGATAAAGTAACCGCGAGAAAGATAGCCAGAGAAGCGAATTTGCCCCTTGTTCCCGGATCTGAGGGAGCCGTATCCGATGTTGAAGCCTCTAGGGTGGCGAAGAAAATTGGCTACCCGGTAATGATAAAGGCTTCTGCAGGCGGGGGCGGAAAGGGAATGAGACTCGTTAATTCCAAGGAGGAATTTGAATCATCCCTTCGTATGGCTAGGAGTGAGGCGTTTTCCTCTTTTGGAGACGATTCGGTATTCATAGAAAAATTCGTTCAGCAACCGAGACACGTCGAAGTCCAGGTTCTCGGAGACAGGCATGGAAACCTGCTGCACCTGTTCGAGCGCGAATGCTCGATACAGAGACGCCACCAGAAGGTGATAGAGGAAGCTCCCTCGGGATTCATAAGCCAGAAGACCAGAAAAAACATGTGCGAAGTTGCGCTTCGCATAGCAAAGGCGGTTGACTATTGCGGGGCCGGCACGGTCGAGTTCATAATGGACCAGGAGGAGAATTTCTACTTTCTTGAGATGAACACCAGGGTGCAGGTCGAGCACCCGGTTACGGAAATGATCACAGGGCTTGATATAGTGAAATGGATGATAAGGATAGCTTCGGGGGAAAAACTGCCTTTCAAGCAGTCTGCCATAAAAATGCAGGGGCATGCTCTTGAATGCAGGGTTTACGCGGAGGACCCCGCCACCAATTTTCTTCCCTCGCCGGGGCCCCTTCACTACGTGCGCGCTCCCAGCGGTCCGGGAGTGAGGGACGACTCGTCCGTTTACAGCGGCTGCGAGATAACGTCTTTTTACGATCCGATGCTCTCAAAGCTTGTCGT
The nucleotide sequence above comes from Candidatus Dadabacteria bacterium. Encoded proteins:
- a CDS encoding cobalamin-binding protein, translated to MRICSLLPSSTEIVFALGLEEDLVAVTHECDYPPQARSKPVVVNSILKEKGKLSSAHIDEFVSRSRLEGKSVYLIDSERLREIKPDLIITQGLCDVCAVSENEVTEVCEILENSPEILSLEPSTIGEIMDSILLLGEVTGTREKASQIVDGLRKRIESVEKKLSGERYQPGVFCLEWLDPPYAAGHWVPEMVKMAGGEPLISRAGEPSFKTTWDEIFESSPDYLILMPCGFDVEKTLDGIEDVTSGVRQWHALRAVKKGHCYIVDANSYFSRPSPRIVDGIELLARIIHSDIFTQQPRANSVLNVKNHFYLQTFLG
- a CDS encoding glutamate--tRNA ligase, whose amino-acid sequence is MADNRTRGLLLPGPPQVRGQILSQLSWEEANIFSWQLLYNPLARTPKPFAGISFFAASACKIVSVKIVTRFAPSPTGALHVGAARTAIFNWLFSASRGGDFLLRIEDTDRARSEEKFERQIIESLKWLGLEWQGEIVRQSERLDTYGRLAERLIDEDKAYRCYVTAEELGRRREGAREKGEVFRYRREWSQLGAAPGKPYAVRLSVPPGEKISVEDLVRGGIVFDSSEIEDFVILKADGFPTYNFAAAVDDAQMDISHVIRGDDHIINAPRQILIAEALGFSKPKLAHVPMILGADGKKLSKRHGAESVTEYRLRGYLPEAVLNYLVRLGWSFGHQEIFTVQELIEKFSLKGIGKSPSVFDPQKFLWLNGKYLRDLPEESISEKIVSLIAQKGLPQPPSERLCKIVAQMRERSETLNAIVDQSLYFFTDDFEYDEKAAEKFLVERNGEILTLLAEELSNVEDFSHDNIHGGFERVMQRTGLGLGKIAQPARVALTGSTKSPGIFDVIEILGKDTVALRLARAIDFISSPIA
- a CDS encoding dephospho-CoA kinase; this translates as MKIYGLTGNIGSGKSTVAGMLREFGAFTVDADEVAREIVRPGEPALLEIVDCFGREVLCADGTLDRGALAEIVFANEEDRKRLNGITHPRILERIKEKMSARSSEPIVFVEASLIDRGGGGLDELIDGLVVVTCPEELRERRVAIRDGMSPEEIRRRMHSQMSEEEKTSQADFLIKNSSGMESLRAQVHALFEILCAGEP
- a CDS encoding acyl-CoA carboxylase subunit beta, with product MKEKVRILEDKEKEANLGGGEARIKRQHDSGKHTARERITELLDRDTFVELDKFVLHDCTDFGMEKRRILGDGVVTGYGKIEGRQVFVYAQDFTVFGGSLGLEQGKKICKIMDLALSTGAPIIGLNDSGGARIQEGVKSLGAYGEIFLRNVISSGVIPQISAIMGPCAGGAVYSPVMNDFTIMSKNTSYMFVTGPDVIKTVTHEEVSSEELGGAMVHNSVSGVAHFASEDDEDSIEIIKELLGFLPSNNMEDPPVIPCDDPADRKETSLRGLIPDNPNKPYDILDVIRPIVDHSYFFEVQEHYAKNIVVGFARMNGQPVGVVGNQPKVLAGCLDIDASVKAARFVRFCDAFNIPLLTFVDVPGFLPGTSQEWGGIIRHGAKLLYAYCEATVPRITVITRKAYGGAYDVMSSKHIRGDVNLAYPTAEIAVMGPDGAVNIISRGEIAAADDPDTERIRLIEEYKKNFANPYRAASLGYIDEVIKPEDTRPRVIAALEMLNGKRQTLPPKKHGNIPL
- the accC gene encoding acetyl-CoA carboxylase biotin carboxylase subunit; translation: MGTFPSERPGEKMFKKILIANRGEIAVRIIRACRELGIATVAVYSDADRDALHVMLADEAYHIGPSKPSESYLVGEKVVAAAKESGAEAIHPGFGFLSENDSFAELCEKEDVVFIGPSAEAIRLMGDKVTARKIAREANLPLVPGSEGAVSDVEASRVAKKIGYPVMIKASAGGGGKGMRLVNSKEEFESSLRMARSEAFSSFGDDSVFIEKFVQQPRHVEVQVLGDRHGNLLHLFERECSIQRRHQKVIEEAPSGFISQKTRKNMCEVALRIAKAVDYCGAGTVEFIMDQEENFYFLEMNTRVQVEHPVTEMITGLDIVKWMIRIASGEKLPFKQSAIKMQGHALECRVYAEDPATNFLPSPGPLHYVRAPSGPGVRDDSSVYSGCEITSFYDPMLSKLVVWGNSREDAVDRMLSALREYVVLGVRTNLGFLIRMMRDPEFRKAQIDTGFIERHPELLVPEESDPEVILMAAAVAMNGGSNQIVQGKTAASSGWKLFARRVGVSGNPLL